Below is a window of Pseudoalteromonas undina DNA.
GCTAAATTCATCACTTCGCTTGGGGTTGCTGCACCAGGTAAAAAAGGAATACTTGACTCTTTTGCCAATGCTAATAGTTCATCGCTTACGCCTGGGCTCACCATAAAGTCAGCGCCCGCTTCTACTGACGCGTTAAAGCTTGCTTTATCAACCACAGTGCCAGTACCTACATAGGCCTCTGGTACTTCAGCTTTCATTAACTTTACAGCTTGTGCAGCAATTGGTGTACGTAGTGTAATTTCAAGTGCTTTTAAGCCACCGTTGTACAACGCTCTTGCAAGTGGTGCGGCATCTTCTAGTTTTTCGATTACCACCACTGGCACAACGGGTGCCGATGCTAAGATTTTTTCAATACTCATTACTTGTTCCTCATTACCCAATATGGCTAATTATTATTCAAGTCCAAAAGCACTTGCACCTAAGTCGGCACTGCTTACGATATTTCTAAATCCAGTAAATAATTCACGGCCTGTACCAAATGTTTGGCTTGCTTGGCTAATTTGTAGCTCACGCTGTGCAAGATCTTCGTCGCTTACATGCAGTTTTAAAATACCATTTGGCGCATCTAAAGTAACAATATCGCCTTCATGGATTTTAGCTATAATGCCGCCTTCAACTGCTTCAGGTGCTAAGTGGATTGCCGCAGGAACTTTGCCTGATGCACCCGACATACGTCCGTCAGTAACAATAGCCACTTTGTAGCCCTGATCTTGTAATGTTGCCATTACCGGCGTGAGCTTATGAAGCTCTGGCATGCCTTTAGCTTTAGGGCCTTGCTCTTTAAGAACAGCAATAAAATCTTGGTTAAGCTCACCACGGCTATATGCGTCTTGTAACTCACCTTGTGAGCTAAATACTTTTGCTGGCGCCGACACCACTTGATGCGACTCTGCAACAGCAGATACTTTAATAACTGCTTTACCTAAGTTACCCGTTAGTAGCTGTAAACCACCTTGCTTGCTAAATGGATTGCTTACAGGACGAAGTACTTCTTCATCATGTGAGTTTTCAGGACACGCAACCCATTTAACTTTACTAGGGCCATTGGCATCACTCATAATCAAGTTATCGTCTTTATCAAGCAGTGGCTCACACATGTAAGGTGCAAGACCTTCGCCTAAAATAGTAGTCACATCTGTATGTAGGTAGCCAGCACTGGCTAATTCACGCATTAAGAAGCCCATACCACCGGCTGCTTGGAAATGGTTCACATCTGCTGAGCCATTAGGGTAAATACGCGTCAGTAACGGTACAACTGCTGATAAATCAGACATGTCTTTCCACGTAACCTGAATACCAGCCGCTTTTGCAATCGCCACAATATGGATTGCATGGTTGGTTGAGCCACCAGTTGATAGCAAACCAACGAGGCCATTAATAATGGTTTTTTCGCTGATCACATCGGCTAAACACGGACCATCTTTGTTTTCTGTAAGCTGCTTGAGCATGGTCTCAACTGCATTACCCGTTAAGCCATCACGCAATTCTGTGTATGGATTAATAAACGAGCTACCTGGTAAGTGTAAGCCCATAATTTCCATTAACATTTGGTTTGAATTTGCAGTGCCATAAAACGTACACGTACCAGCACTGTGATAAGAAGCACTTTCCGCCTCTAATAACTCATCGCGAGATACTAAACCTTGGGCAAACTTCTGACGAACACGTGCTTTGTCTTTATTTGGAATACCTGACTGCATTGGTCCTGCTGGTAAAAAATACACAGGTAAGTGACCAAATGATAAAGCACCAATTAATAAGCCAGGAACAATTTTGTCACACACACCTAAACAAAACACACCATCAAACACGTCATGCGATAAAGAAACCGCAGTAGACATAGCAATAACGTCACGAGAGAAAAGCGATAGTTCCATGCCGTCACGACCTTGGGTAACGCCATCACACATCGCAGGTACACCGCCAGCGACTTGCGCGGTCGCGTCAAATTTAGTGGCAATGCTTTTAATTAAATCTGGGTATTCTTTGTAAGGCACATGCGCAGATAACATGTCGTTGTATGAATTAATAATTGCAAGGTTTGGCACCTCATCTGCTTTTAAACGCGCTTTGTCATCGCTACTGCACGCAGCCATAACATGGGCAATATTGCCACAGCCTAAACCAGCACGAACTCTTGTTTGTTTTTTTGCGTGCGAAATACGATCTAAATAGGCTTGACGGGTTTGTTTACTGCGCTCAATAACGCGTTCTGTGACTTCTTGAATTCGAGGGTGCAACATAATTTTACTCATCTCTATTCGTTAGAGGATAAAGGCTCAGTAACAATTATAGACTCCACGAAAATAACTGTACTGAGCATCTTTGACTTACCCGTTCAAAGGTACGCTACCAGGGAGCCTCTCACAACAACCCTGACACCGGTGTCAGGGTATTAACGCATGACAATGACACCGGTGTCAACCCTGAGTAATAAAAATAGTCATTTTTTTTAACATGTGCAATAAATAAACGTGAATTTTTAGTGAAATATTAGCGGCAAATAATGAAGGTTAAAAATGCAGATAAAAAAAGCCCGAGTAAGCGTCACTCATACTCGGGCTACTGTGAAAAAGCGGTTTTATTTTACGGCTGCGGTTGACTCTCGCGTGATTAATTTTGCTTCTAAAATCACCTTATACGGCGACTCTTGCGGCTCAATAATATGGGTAATTAACTGGGTAACAGCTTGTTTAGTCATTTCTTCTACGGGTTGCGCTATAGTCGTTAGCCCAGGCCAAATATGACGCGCTATGGGGGCGTTATCAAAGCCAGCAATAGAAATATCATCTGGTACACGCAAGTTACGCTGTGTGGCTAATTTAAGCACGGCGGCTGCCATGTAATCATTCGATGCAAATACAGCAGTAGGTCGTGGCGATAAATCTAAAATACTACGCGCACTGTCTACCCCTGAGTGATAACTAAAGTTACCCTCTTCAACTAAGCGTTCATTAAATTCAATACCATGGCTTGCTAACGCGCGCCTGTAGCCTTTAAAACGTTGCTGTGTAGCACTGTGATCTGGGTGACCTTTAATAAACGCGATAGAGGTATGCCCTAGGTTTATTAAATGTTCGGTAATTTCAAATGCGCCCTGCTCGTCATTACTGGTAACAGAAATAGAGTCATCTTCTAAAATAGCAGAAGCCACTCGAGCATAAGGAATCTTTTTCGACTTTAAAAAGTCAACCAGTTCTGAAAAGTCACAAAATGGTGGCGTAAGTACTAAACCATCAAGGCGTGATGACTGTAATAGCTGCTCTATATTATTAATAAGTGCATCACCTCTGAGCTCACAAGGGTGAATCAGCAAGTTATAGTTGTTTTCTTGGCAAGCAGCTAATGCGCCTGTTTGCACTCGAGTAATATAACTTTTACTTGGGTTATCGTATAAACAACCAATAATAAAACTACGGTTTTGTGCAAGCCCTCGAGCAATGGGATTAGGTGTGTAATCAAGCTCTTTAAATACCGCTAATACTTTCTCGCGGGTGGCCGCGCTCACATTTGGTTCGTTATTCAGTACGCGCGATACCGTTTTTTTAGATACACCGGCATAACTAGCAACGCTATTTATAGTGACTTTTTTCATCTATTTATTTCCAAATGTATGCAACGTAATTAAACCTGTTGACTCGTATGCAAACACGCGGCAGCACCAATTAAAGGAATGTTGTCTTGTGTTACTAATGTGACCGGAATTTGACCTGTATATTGCGACATTATGCCCTTTTGTGAAAAGCGCTCCATGAAGCGGCTTTCCAGTAAACGAGCCTGCATTCTTGGTAATATGCCACCGCCAATATAAAGGCCACCAAGAGCACCGTAAGCAAGCGCTAAGTCGCCTGCTACACTGCCAATCCAATCACAAAACTGATTAAGCGTTGCCTCACATACTTCACATTCACCGCTGTTGGCTAAGCTACTAATTTGTGCAGCGTCTAAATTCTTTGCGGCGACCCCTTTAACTGCAGCCATTGCTTTATATAGATGAGCAATGCCTGGTCCAGAAAACACCGTTTCTACCGATACATGTGGGTGGTCTTTCTTAAGTGCTTGAATAAGCTGAGCGTCAAGTTCATTTACCGCCGCTAGAGAAATATGACCACCTTCTGAACTCATTACCGCACACGAATGTGCAGTTCTTACTAAACACGCTGCACCAAAGCCTGTACCTGGGCCCATTACACCAATATTTGCTGTGTCGTCTGCTTGGCCAGGTTTAACGGTTACGTTTTGAGAAGGATCTAAATACGGAGCGGCGTAAGCGAATGCAGCGAAGTCGTTTATTACGCTTAATTGTTCAAGGTCAAAATGCTGTTTGAAATCATTAACGCTAAAGTGCCAACCTAAGTTAGTTAAGTGAACTTGGCCTGCGTTAATTGGGCCTGCTACTGCTAGGCATGCGCGTTTAGGATTTATATGAGACACTGTTGATAAGTAATACTCGGTAGCACTTTCGAGGGAGCCATAATTAGCACTTGGAAACGTATGATTATGCTCAATGGTAAATTGATTACTTGATTCATCAAACCCCGTGATCAACGCAAAGCGAGCATTTGTGCCGCCAATATCGGCAACCAGAATTGGATCAAAGTGTGTGCTAGAGTGTAAACCCATAGTGTTATCTCTTTTGTTTAAGTAATGAGTACTTATTATTTTAATGGGGTATCATTGATACTTATTTACTTTGAGCTATCACCTCAAAGCAGCTATCACTGTAAAAAAGGCTACCTTTAATAATAAAGGTAGCTAATACGTTTTGACAACAAAATGATAAAACGTCCTTATTGTGACACCGGTGTCATGAAAAAATCAATAAAAAAATGCCTTTATTGACAAATAAGCTTGAAAAAAATCACTAATAAACGAGAATAGCCCCTTATTGTCCTCTTAAATAAGTAATCGTGATGAAAGGTAAAGCCACCTCATTTGATATAGCCCACTATGCTGGGGTGTCTCAATCTACAGTTTCTCGTGCTTTACGAAATAGTCCCTTGGTAAATGATGAAACCCGAAGGCGGGTTCATGACATTGCCAAAAAGCTTAATTACAAAGTTGATAAAAACGCCAGTAACCTGCGCACTCAACAAAGTAGCACCCTAGCGTTATTGTTGTTTGAAGATCCGACCTCAGATGAATCGCAAATCAATCCGTTTTTTTTAGCCATGCTGGGCAGTATTACTCGCGCTTGCGCTAAAGAGGGTTACGATTTACTCGTGTCATTTCAATCTGCCAGTGCTGATTGGCAGGCAGATTACGAAGACAGTCACCGTGCAGATGGCATCATTTTATTAGGTTATGGCGACTACATAGATTTTCAGCCTAAATTTAACACCTTACTTGAACAAAACACCAAATTTGTTTGCTGGGGAGCAAGTGTTGATAACCGCCCTGATTTAACCATAAGTTGCGATAATTATGGCGGCGGTAAACTCGCCGCTGAGCATTTATTGGCACATAGCCGAAAAGACTGCGCGTTTATAGGCGATGCCTCTGATCATAGCCCCGAATTTTTTGCCCGCTTTAATGGCTTTAAAGACGCGTTACAACAAAATGGCATTACACTTAATGAGCGTAAAATTGCCAATGCTATCTCTACCGAAGAATCAGGCTATCATGCCACTCGTTCATTAATTGCTAATAACATTACCTTTAATGCACTTTTTGCTGCCAGCGACCTTATAGCAATAGGCGCAATACGGGCATTAAAAGAAGCCAATATTAACGTACCAAAAGATGTAGCCGTGATAGGCTTTGATAATATATCTATTGCCAGTTACATTAACCCGCCGCTGACAACCATAGAACAAAATACCACTATTGCTGGGCAAATGTTGGTTGAAAACCTATTAAAGCTCATTAGGGGTGAGCAAGTGCAAAGCACCCTACTACCACCGCGTTTAATTGCACGTGGCTCAAGCTAATTTATTCAGTAAAACCACTTTTAAGAAGCAACAAAATTAAAAACAACAGCGCTCTTTTACCTTAAATTAATTCAGGCTTTATTGCATTTTTACGGTCATTTGTCCTTTTTGCTTTCAATACTATAGCTGGTGCTTTCGTAACATTAACAGGCTATTCACACCTCGCTATCACATTAGTTTTTTTAATCTGAAAGCAGCTGTTTTTAATGTGATTTTTCACTCGTCAATGCATGCTTTTATCACTACAATCCTGTTTTTATTTTATTGTTAAAACTTCAAGCGATCATCTCATGCTATTAACCATCGTTTATATTATAGGTATTACAGCAGAAGCCATGACCGGTGCTCTTAGCGCTGGGCGCAGAAACATGGATTGGTTTGGTGTTATGTTAGTAGCCAGTGCCACAGCTATTGGTGGTGGTAGCGTACGAGATATTTTATTAGGTAACTACCCACTTACTTGGGTAAAACACCCAGAATATTTACTGATCACTTGCCTAGCCGGTATTGTTACCACTTGGTTGGCAAAATGGGTGGTTAAATTTAAAGGCATATTTATGCGCCTAGATGCACTAGGTCTTGCTGCGTTTAGTATTATTGGCTGTCAAGTTGGACTTAATATGGGTTTGCACTATGGAATTTGTGTGGTCGCAGCTATAGTAACAGGTGTATTTGGTGGATTATTACGAGATTTAATTTGTCGCCAAGCACCATTAGTACTTCATCATGAACTTTACGCAAGCGTAGCGCTTATAGTCGCGTGTTTATACTTAGCGCTACACCACTACAACATTGATGACAATATCAGCGTGGTTGCAAGTTTAGTGGTAGGCTATTTAATTCGAATGGCATCGGTACGCTTTAAGTGGCGCTTACCAACATTTAATTTATTAGAACCCGCTAATTTAAATAATGAGTAATAACAGCAGCGGTTAATGCCCACCTGCCCTAGCACTTTTAAATAGCCCGAATACTTTTCGGGCTAACAAACTAACCACAAAAAGAACTCCCAAAGCAAAACACAGTATGCTCAAGGGCATAAACAAGCTTTCATGTAGAACACCATTATTATCAATATACTGATACATACTGTTTTCTATCAGCATAAAACCCGTGCCAAGCAATAAAAAGCAAACACTCAATGTGGCTGTTTTGTTTGTAAAAAAGCGCATAATCTATCCATAACTATTTTATTAAATTGTCGGGATAGCAGTTTGAATGAGCGAATATTAATCTACAGTGACTGAGCAACATTAATTTTTTAAAATAAAAGTCACGCTCATTAAACTAAGCTTTTAGACATATAATAAAACCTGTCGTCTGCTTTATCTATGCTGAAACCTGAACGTGTGTAAAGCTTGTGCGCAGGGCTTATTTTAAAAACCCGAAGCCTAAGTTGCATAGCACCTCTGTGCACAGCTAAACGAGAACACTCACTAATTGCTGCTGCACCAACACC
It encodes the following:
- the eda gene encoding bifunctional 4-hydroxy-2-oxoglutarate aldolase/2-dehydro-3-deoxy-phosphogluconate aldolase — encoded protein: MSIEKILASAPVVPVVVIEKLEDAAPLARALYNGGLKALEITLRTPIAAQAVKLMKAEVPEAYVGTGTVVDKASFNASVEAGADFMVSPGVSDELLALAKESSIPFLPGAATPSEVMNLAAHGFKFLKFFPAEAAGGTAMIKSIGGPLPDITFCPTGGISLATAPDYLALNNVICVGGTWMLDKQLIENKDWQAIETLARQACEVNRSQK
- the edd gene encoding phosphogluconate dehydratase; amino-acid sequence: MLHPRIQEVTERVIERSKQTRQAYLDRISHAKKQTRVRAGLGCGNIAHVMAACSSDDKARLKADEVPNLAIINSYNDMLSAHVPYKEYPDLIKSIATKFDATAQVAGGVPAMCDGVTQGRDGMELSLFSRDVIAMSTAVSLSHDVFDGVFCLGVCDKIVPGLLIGALSFGHLPVYFLPAGPMQSGIPNKDKARVRQKFAQGLVSRDELLEAESASYHSAGTCTFYGTANSNQMLMEIMGLHLPGSSFINPYTELRDGLTGNAVETMLKQLTENKDGPCLADVISEKTIINGLVGLLSTGGSTNHAIHIVAIAKAAGIQVTWKDMSDLSAVVPLLTRIYPNGSADVNHFQAAGGMGFLMRELASAGYLHTDVTTILGEGLAPYMCEPLLDKDDNLIMSDANGPSKVKWVACPENSHDEEVLRPVSNPFSKQGGLQLLTGNLGKAVIKVSAVAESHQVVSAPAKVFSSQGELQDAYSRGELNQDFIAVLKEQGPKAKGMPELHKLTPVMATLQDQGYKVAIVTDGRMSGASGKVPAAIHLAPEAVEGGIIAKIHEGDIVTLDAPNGILKLHVSDEDLAQRELQISQASQTFGTGRELFTGFRNIVSSADLGASAFGLE
- a CDS encoding LacI family DNA-binding transcriptional regulator — encoded protein: MKKVTINSVASYAGVSKKTVSRVLNNEPNVSAATREKVLAVFKELDYTPNPIARGLAQNRSFIIGCLYDNPSKSYITRVQTGALAACQENNYNLLIHPCELRGDALINNIEQLLQSSRLDGLVLTPPFCDFSELVDFLKSKKIPYARVASAILEDDSISVTSNDEQGAFEITEHLINLGHTSIAFIKGHPDHSATQQRFKGYRRALASHGIEFNERLVEEGNFSYHSGVDSARSILDLSPRPTAVFASNDYMAAAVLKLATQRNLRVPDDISIAGFDNAPIARHIWPGLTTIAQPVEEMTKQAVTQLITHIIEPQESPYKVILEAKLITRESTAAVK
- the glk gene encoding glucokinase produces the protein MGLHSSTHFDPILVADIGGTNARFALITGFDESSNQFTIEHNHTFPSANYGSLESATEYYLSTVSHINPKRACLAVAGPINAGQVHLTNLGWHFSVNDFKQHFDLEQLSVINDFAAFAYAAPYLDPSQNVTVKPGQADDTANIGVMGPGTGFGAACLVRTAHSCAVMSSEGGHISLAAVNELDAQLIQALKKDHPHVSVETVFSGPGIAHLYKAMAAVKGVAAKNLDAAQISSLANSGECEVCEATLNQFCDWIGSVAGDLALAYGALGGLYIGGGILPRMQARLLESRFMERFSQKGIMSQYTGQIPVTLVTQDNIPLIGAAACLHTSQQV
- a CDS encoding LacI family DNA-binding transcriptional regulator → MKGKATSFDIAHYAGVSQSTVSRALRNSPLVNDETRRRVHDIAKKLNYKVDKNASNLRTQQSSTLALLLFEDPTSDESQINPFFLAMLGSITRACAKEGYDLLVSFQSASADWQADYEDSHRADGIILLGYGDYIDFQPKFNTLLEQNTKFVCWGASVDNRPDLTISCDNYGGGKLAAEHLLAHSRKDCAFIGDASDHSPEFFARFNGFKDALQQNGITLNERKIANAISTEESGYHATRSLIANNITFNALFAASDLIAIGAIRALKEANINVPKDVAVIGFDNISIASYINPPLTTIEQNTTIAGQMLVENLLKLIRGEQVQSTLLPPRLIARGSS
- a CDS encoding trimeric intracellular cation channel family protein; translation: MLLTIVYIIGITAEAMTGALSAGRRNMDWFGVMLVASATAIGGGSVRDILLGNYPLTWVKHPEYLLITCLAGIVTTWLAKWVVKFKGIFMRLDALGLAAFSIIGCQVGLNMGLHYGICVVAAIVTGVFGGLLRDLICRQAPLVLHHELYASVALIVACLYLALHHYNIDDNISVVASLVVGYLIRMASVRFKWRLPTFNLLEPANLNNE
- a CDS encoding DUF3955 domain-containing protein, which translates into the protein MRFFTNKTATLSVCFLLLGTGFMLIENSMYQYIDNNGVLHESLFMPLSILCFALGVLFVVSLLARKVFGLFKSARAGGH